A single region of the Procambarus clarkii isolate CNS0578487 chromosome 94, FALCON_Pclarkii_2.0, whole genome shotgun sequence genome encodes:
- the LOC138359987 gene encoding submandibular gland secretory Glx-rich protein CB-like: protein MHWRRSRERVPAVSGARFQQSQESGSSSLRSAVPAVAGAQFQQSQERGSSSRRSAVPAVAGAQFQQSQECGSSSRRSAVPAVAGARFQQSQERGSSSRRSATLDTAGARL, encoded by the coding sequence ATGCATTGGCGGCGGTCGCGAGAGCGCGTTCCAGCAGTCTCGGGAGCGCGGTTCCAGCAGTCTCAGGAGAGCGGTTCCAGCAGTCTCAGGAGCGCGGTTCCAGCAGTCGCAGGAGCGCAGTTCCAGCAGTCCCAGGAGCGCGGTTCCAGCAGTCGCAGGAGCGCAGTTCCAGCAGTCGCAGGAGCGCAGTTCCAGCAGTCGCAGGAGTGCGGTTCCAGCAGTCGCAGGAGCGCGGTTCCAGCAGTCGCAGGAGCGCGGTTCCAGCAGTCGCAGGAGCGCGGTTCCAGCAGTCGCAGGAGCGCGACTCTAGACACCGCAGGAGCGCGACTCTAG